The Chloroflexota bacterium genome includes the window TCGCACGGACGGTGGCCCGGTGGAAAAGGACCACCGCAGGATCTGGCAGATTTTTGCTGAGCACTTTTATCTCTTCCGTGGTACGCCCACGGGCATCTGGCTCAGTCAGGAACTACACGACGTTTTCGGCATCGAAGAGCGATTGAATGGCGAGACTGCACAGCGTATCTATGACCAGATCGAGGCCAAGTTAGCAACCCCCGCGTTTCGTCCTAAAGCCCTCTTTGAACAATTCAATATCGAGGTGCTCTGTACCACTGATGCCGCCACGGATACCTTGCAGCACCATCAGACCATTCGAGCTTCTGGCTGGAAGGGCGACATCCGACCCACATTCCGCCCCGACGCAGTGATCAATCTGGCAGCACCCGACTGGCAGACTCATATCAACGAACTGAGCGAAGTCAGTGGCATCACCGTGCATTCTTACAGCACCTTTATTCAAGCCTTGGAGGAGCGCCGGGCCTTTTTTAAGCGCATGGGAGCCAAAGCGACTGACCACGCGGCTGAATCAGCCTACACTGCCGAGCTAAGCCCCTCTGAGGCCGAGGCGATCTTTCAACGCGCCCTGCGTGGCCAGGCCACAACCGACGATAGCCGCCGCTTCATTGCGCACATGTTAATCGAAAGCGCCCGTATGAGCGTAGAAGATGGCTTGGTGATGCAGCTCCATCCAGGCTCTCTCCGCGATCATAGTACTGTCATCTTCACCCGCTTTGGTCCGGACAAGGGAGCAGATATTCCTATCTCAAGCGAGTTTACACGGAATTTGCGTCCCTTGCTGAACAAATATGGCCACGACACGCGGCTAACCCTGATCCTGTTCACCCTTGATGAAGCGACCTACGCGCGGGAGTTGGCGCCTCTGGCTGGGTTTTATCCCGCCGTGAAACTCGGGCCTCCCTGGTGGTTCTACGACAGTCCCAATGGCATGCAGCGCTACTTTGATCAGGTAATGGAGACGGCTGGGATCTACAATACGGTTGGTTTCAACGACGACACGCGTGCTTTTCCCTCCATCCCGGCGCGTCATGATCTGTGGCGTCGAGCCAGCGCGAACTGGTTGGCAGGTCTCGTCGCGCGACACATTATCAAGGAAGATGAGGCTGCGGAGATGATGAGGGAGATGGCGTACGGCCTGGCCAAGCGCGCCTATCGTTTTGATCAGATGGAGGATTGACATGGGAGTGGAGGGAATGAACGCTTTCACTGTGTATCCGCGCTCGATCGTCGAAGCTGCTGAGACTGTTTTCTTCCTTGCCCGCGATGACCACACAGGGCAGAAATGGCTTGGCGTTCGCGGAGATGCATCTGAATTTGAAGCCACAGCGAAGACAAACGACACCTGGCTTTGCCCGCTCTCAGCAGCGAATGCCGCGGCTCTACGCGAACGGTTGCCCTGGTTGCAGCCAGTACCGCTAGGTCTGCAAATGTCATTCGGTTTAGGTGACCGCCTCGGCCTGGCTACTCCAGGCCATGTGCGTGCTGTCTATGGTAAGGACATTGCACCGATCTTTGCTCAACAATCGGTGCGCGAAAATACGCGCACCGGACGTAATCCCCAGCAGGTGCTCGATGAGGCAATGTGGGGCACCTTCCAGGAAGGCTGGCGGGAACCTTGGGGTGCAGATGCCGACCACGTTAAAAACGCCGCCGATTTTGATCCATTTATTGCTGCTGGCTATACTTTCTTTACCATCGATCCCGGTGACCATGTGGACAATGACGCGCAAAGAGCATCAGCCGCAGAGCTGACGACCAAGGTACATACCCTACCCTGGGACATTCTCGAGGACACACTGCAGGATATGGAGCGGCGTTATCTGGGGCGGTCCTTTAGCTTGCAGGATACTGTACTTGTGTTCGACAGAGCAGGTCTCTGGCGAGCGGCGGCCAAGTATGGACGAGCCATCGCCCATACTGTGCAGATGTACCGCTACCTTGTGGAAAGAGTAAACCAACGCGAGGGGCGAGGCTTTGAATTGGAAATTTCCGTGGATGAGACGGAAACCCCCACTTCGCCCGAGGAACACTTTTTTGTGGCCAGTGAATTGCAGCGGCTGGGAGTGCGTTGGGTGAGCCTGGCCCCGCG containing:
- the uxaC gene encoding glucuronate isomerase, yielding MRHSEWQPHEDRLFDPDPTQRRIARGLYKLVADLPLICPHGHVSPQLFANENATFGSPAEMLIIPDHYVFRMLYSQGIPLEALGIPRTDGGPVEKDHRRIWQIFAEHFYLFRGTPTGIWLSQELHDVFGIEERLNGETAQRIYDQIEAKLATPAFRPKALFEQFNIEVLCTTDAATDTLQHHQTIRASGWKGDIRPTFRPDAVINLAAPDWQTHINELSEVSGITVHSYSTFIQALEERRAFFKRMGAKATDHAAESAYTAELSPSEAEAIFQRALRGQATTDDSRRFIAHMLIESARMSVEDGLVMQLHPGSLRDHSTVIFTRFGPDKGADIPISSEFTRNLRPLLNKYGHDTRLTLILFTLDEATYARELAPLAGFYPAVKLGPPWWFYDSPNGMQRYFDQVMETAGIYNTVGFNDDTRAFPSIPARHDLWRRASANWLAGLVARHIIKEDEAAEMMREMAYGLAKRAYRFDQMED
- a CDS encoding tagaturonate epimerase family protein, whose product is MGVEGMNAFTVYPRSIVEAAETVFFLARDDHTGQKWLGVRGDASEFEATAKTNDTWLCPLSAANAAALRERLPWLQPVPLGLQMSFGLGDRLGLATPGHVRAVYGKDIAPIFAQQSVRENTRTGRNPQQVLDEAMWGTFQEGWREPWGADADHVKNAADFDPFIAAGYTFFTIDPGDHVDNDAQRASAAELTTKVHTLPWDILEDTLQDMERRYLGRSFSLQDTVLVFDRAGLWRAAAKYGRAIAHTVQMYRYLVERVNQREGRGFELEISVDETETPTSPEEHFFVASELQRLGVRWVSLAPRFVGRFEKGVDYIGDLGAFEAEFRQHVAVAQALGPYKLSLHSGSDKFSIYLIIAQCAGGRAHVKTAGTSYLEALRAIADIAPALFREILAFARERYATDKATYHVSADVSKVPIADQLPDMELASVLDLFDGRQVLHVTFGSVLTERNADGSYRFRERLLSALRNKEEQYFALLQAHFAKHLAPFAR